The following are from one region of the Halodesulfurarchaeum sp. HSR-GB genome:
- the dacZ gene encoding diadenylate cyclase DacZ encodes MTDPCALLDDIIADIDAIFLFSPTPSEYEEAQSLEEIPVVAVGTENDVDAAVYVDVPLEFDRVRDYIKFALEGATDQEIVEPGDEVAAVLSLFSDERDMVARVRVQSGTHGIYDLFTESRADADVIRDTFDVAIELGKKGQKGKPVGALFVVGDAGNVMNKSRPLSYNPFEKSHVHVGDPIVNVMLKEFSRLDGAFVISDSGKIVSAYRYLEPSAEGVDIPKGLGARHMAAGAITRDTGAVAVVLSESDGMVRAFKGGDLILELDPEEY; translated from the coding sequence ATGACCGATCCGTGTGCCTTGCTGGACGACATCATCGCGGACATCGACGCCATCTTTCTGTTCTCCCCGACCCCCTCCGAGTACGAGGAGGCCCAGTCCCTGGAGGAGATTCCAGTCGTGGCCGTCGGGACGGAGAACGACGTCGACGCGGCGGTGTACGTCGATGTCCCACTGGAGTTTGACCGTGTTCGGGATTACATCAAATTCGCGCTGGAGGGGGCGACAGACCAGGAGATCGTCGAACCGGGCGACGAGGTGGCGGCCGTGCTCAGCCTGTTCAGCGACGAACGGGACATGGTCGCTCGCGTGCGCGTTCAGAGTGGCACCCACGGAATTTACGACCTGTTTACCGAATCCCGGGCCGACGCGGACGTGATTCGGGACACCTTCGACGTGGCGATCGAACTCGGGAAGAAAGGCCAGAAGGGTAAACCGGTCGGTGCGCTGTTCGTGGTCGGTGACGCCGGCAACGTGATGAACAAATCCCGGCCCCTCTCCTACAACCCCTTCGAGAAGTCCCACGTCCATGTCGGGGACCCGATCGTGAACGTGATGCTCAAGGAGTTCTCACGGCTCGACGGCGCCTTCGTCATCTCGGACTCCGGCAAGATCGTCTCCGCGTACCGGTATCTCGAACCTTCCGCGGAGGGCGTGGACATCCCGAAGGGACTGGGCGCCCGTCACATGGCGGCGGGTGCCATCACGCGGGACACCGGGGCCGTGGCGGTCGTCTTGAGCGAGAGTGACGGGATGGTCCGGGCGTTCAAGGGCGGCGATCTGATCCTGGAGCTAGATCCGGAGGAGTACTGA